TTCTTGACAGAGGGATATGCATAGATACTGCCAGCAAAGAGCAAAGGCATATCTGAGAACAAGATTCGTCGATCATAATGGCAAACAAATCGTAGTTATCATCAATGGGATGGTGCTATTTGGCAATGACATACAATGTCCAGAGTTCAGAGACAGACTAAGTGATAGAGAATTTTAAGGCGGGTGCACCCAATTTTATATATAAATAGTTCAATCTCATAGAATAGTTCCCTTCTCATTCCCGTTTCTGAATGCAGCACCAATGGACATGACCTGTCCTAAGTGTTCATCTTAATCACACCGGAGACAGGCATTCACAGTTGGCCCGGGGCCTAGTTCTAAAAGGAAGTGTAGGCCTATCTCTGCTTCAGTTTATCTTACCGTTATGCAGCACACACATTCCATAGTTCCTGAGCCAATGGGAACTATTTAAAAAGCTCTCTCAATGCTCACGCCCACACAGTAGGGCCATGGTCTGCTTCAAACTCCAAGATCACCCTTCACTTTGTGATGGATTAAAAGTAGAGTAAGGATCTAGGAAAGGATgcattgcataaacatttgttcATGAATAAGGCGATGAGAGGAGAGTTTATGGGCTGGAGCTGGGCCGGATGAGGAAAATGGAAGTGGGCCATAAGTTCATGTCTTTGTAAATGTCATTTAAACatttagctactgttgttataACCAGAAGGGCACTTCAACCCCTAAAGACTAAAGATAAAGATCTTACATATTCTACCAAGACAAATTGGCTCACAAATTACTTGTGAATTCTTATATTTGAGGTACTTGGTAACAGATGTTCCCTCCATGTTCCCTCCATGTTCCCTCCATGTTCCCTCCATGTTCCCTCCATGTTCCCTCCATGTTCCCTCCATGTTCCCTCCAGTAACCAATGGGCAAAAATCGTTTTGAATGAGGCACTGCTGTGCTGTGGTGATACAACTCTGCCATCATGTGGACAAAGTGGCTCTCCTTCTCACCATAGGAACAATGAGCAAGTTACTCTTACCACTCTATATCAGTAACCCCAGGCAGGCAATAGATTCAGCTTCATAAAGGTTTTTAAGACACAAGATCTGAATGTGTTGTGATACAGTATCGTTGTATTATTTATCTTGTTCTCTGACTTTCCTCCTCTAGACACTCACCCATGCTTGCTATGTCAATGAATGACATCACTGTCTCATTCACCACTGTTTGGCAGTCTTGCTgtcagacagaaagagggagagatttaCAGGGCCTGAACTAATGGAAAAGAGTGACGTGAATAGTGAGAGGAAGATTGATTAACTCTCCGGCAAAAACTATTAAAGTGTATTTTGGGAACATCATTTTGCCCAAGAGTTTGAGGCAAAGGGGAAAATATGAGTTCATTGTCTCAAAGTGAGAACATTTAACAGTCAGAGAAGCATTCCACTGGTTTTGGCAGCGCAAGGTAAACAGTGTCTGCCTGTAGCTAAGAGTCTGTCAATGTACTTTAAACTTTAGATCCCCAATGGTGAAACAGCCACCTCCATGTGCAATAgtacaacaaagaagttactgaaaTCAAAGCACACTGTTTTCCCCCCTCAGACATCATTGCGCGCACAATAGAAGAGCACATTATATGATGCCATTTTTTTCATCATGCAGTGCGACATCTCCTCACcttgaaaacaacaacaataacaatgctGGTGGGGCGGCTGTGGCACTAGTTCCGCCTACTGTGAGTTCTGCTTTAAGAGAGAGGAGCCCATGTTTGGTGACGTCATTAGACTGAAGTAAACAGGGGCCTCAGTGGAAAAGAAATCCACGCTGATACTCTCTTTTCACTTTTTGGAGTCTTCTTGGATAATAAACATAATGTTAGAAAGAGAAAAGAATACAGCGCCATTACACTGGCAGGCAAGCGATCAGCTTGTCATTAAATCATAATCATTAATATGTAACATGGAACCAGGCATATTGTCCTTGTTGAGCACATAGTACCTGATGTCCTCTCTCTTGTGGGTCCTTGTTTGTTGTGTTGCCATAGATGTACTTACCTGGCCACAGTATTAGGTATTAAAGCCAGTCATGAAAGTTGACAATTTTATTGGTGACGTAACTGAGGGTTGCACAGACAGATAAGTTAAACGATTGTGAAAAGCCTATTTTAGGGCTTtcgtttgaatactttccaactcatttttttgtaacaaaatacTAAGTACCAATGACATCAGTCAGTGATGTCACAGTTGGAAGCCCTAAACAGCTCACATACCTGTATGACGCCTTCTTGAATCCTCTTTACCTCTCCACCACTAAACTGGATATATAACCTTCTGATGTTGCTAATTCCTACCAACTGATGCATGTAGATCAAAAACTGTGTAGGGCCACCGTCAGGTCGTCTGTTAAAACGATTCACCATCACACAGCGGCAGTCGAAAGGCTAACCTAAAGCACAGCTGAAAGCACGACAGTTCACCTGATTCCTCATCATAACTCATCAGTATGGTATGTGCCATAGCCTACTGCTTAATGTGTTTATGCAAAGACCAGAGTTTTCGAATAACCTTCTAAAGAAGCCACGAGTCATGTAGAATGGCAGTAAATTTGTTTAAAATGTTCAAATATTTTCTGGAGGGAGGTCCCCCCAGCCCCCACACTAAACTTGGTCCCCCACATGTCTACACCCCTTCGCCCTTGGCGAAGACAGCAGAGTTTTTCCAGTCCGAGTACACCAGGAAGCCAGTGAAGGTGCTGTCAGTCTTAGAGCTGGAGTAGAAGCCACTGTACTCTCCCAACGCCATCTGTACCCACACCTGGTCGCCCGGGATGAGGTGCAGCAGCGAGCCCCCGGACAAAGACGCTGGCTTGGGCCAGTTCCCAAAGAACTGGAAATACGACGCCATCGTGTGACCGTTTTTCATCAGGTCAAACTGCAGGCTGGCCCGGTAGACGGTGGCGTGGACCGCAAAGTAGTAGACGCCGGGGACTTTGCAGGTGAAGCGTCCTGTTTCCATATCGTAGTCGCCCTGCTCGTTTAGCGTTACCTTGTCAAAGCGCACAGCGTCTTCCGCCGCCACGGGCTTGGTGCGACCCTCGGACAACTTGGCGCTGAAGGCTGATTTGGGAGCGATGGCGCATTCCCCCGACTGCCCCATGTCTCCTTTATCTCCAGGGTTCCCCTGGTCTCCAGTGAGGCCCCTAAAGCCTGCGTCACCTTTAGGGAGAATAGGGCAAAGACACAATGCTGTTACTACTGTTCATTCAATAACACTTGAACCAACAGTAAACCAATTGAACCAAGGGAAGACTCATGGATCATTATAGTCCACAGTATGTTGTAGAAAGTATGGTGCCCTGATGTGACTGTACCTGGCTCTCCCCCgactccctt
This genomic interval from Salvelinus sp. IW2-2015 linkage group LG22, ASM291031v2, whole genome shotgun sequence contains the following:
- the LOC111949810 gene encoding complement C1q tumor necrosis factor-related protein 5, producing MKSLQILLLPVLLVNFSNQLEDNKIPPSLCTGHPGIPGTPGLHGGAGQPGRDGRDGRDSAPGEKGEKGVGGEPGDAGFRGLTGDQGNPGDKGDMGQSGECAIAPKSAFSAKLSEGRTKPVAAEDAVRFDKVTLNEQGDYDMETGRFTCKVPGVYYFAVHATVYRASLQFDLMKNGHTMASYFQFFGNWPKPASLSGGSLLHLIPGDQVWVQMALGEYSGFYSSSKTDSTFTGFLVYSDWKNSAVFAKGEGV